Proteins encoded by one window of Pseudomonas sp. PSKL.D1:
- a CDS encoding sensor domain-containing diguanylate cyclase yields MSKWGVRAKVLGLCSEAMAAWAVALVTLVAGVLLSAALALATQAFYKQQLRQRFELLASERFSRIAERFDDQEQRLDGLRRFFSFSTEITPREFDGYARPLLHRTQAYSWAPRVEAAQRREFERQASAWLGREYTIRDQDGQGNWHPAPARDHYFPVLYTQATQLQGQPFGLDLRSQPAREQALARAVQPGSMAVSEPLDMISVTPDFSRGLLMVAPVFADARPADGPAGYVMALLNLRQLITEGLPAAADDNLMVRVVDPSGRDGAEVLFDSLNRAAPLPLLSTQLLHLADHHYQVDIRPSQAFLQANRSSAAMAVGLLGASLSLLLSALLYSLFSQRQRALALVEQRTRELQVSEQSLRDTHNQLRSVLDAATQVAIIATSLKGVVSTFNAGAERLLGYTADEAIGHLQLEDLVLPEELSQRAHALSVRYGRHIAGGQAMFADTIQENGAEPGEWTLVRKDGSQLLANMLVTAVLDEQGLWVGYLAICIDVTERRRVHEALAARDRLLEKLSAEVPGGIYQFRLDVDGRSCFPYASEGLFDIYEVELSLLREDATAVFERIHPDDLDRVRRSIRYSAEHLAPWRDEYRVCLPSAGLRWIRGEATPEVGEGGCTLWHGYLTDISDLKGVEEDLRTLSVTDALTGIHNRRYFQERLKAELERAQRDDQDLAVIMLDIDHFKRINDQFGHAVGDHVLRSLCQRIGNRLRRSDVFCRLGGEEFMVLCPGSNAEQARLLAMELWQGVRGVPVEGVGKVTASFGVAGWRAGEGADALLLRADAGVYAAKQAGRDRVEGELV; encoded by the coding sequence ATGTCGAAGTGGGGCGTGCGAGCGAAGGTGCTGGGCCTGTGCAGCGAGGCAATGGCGGCCTGGGCGGTGGCGTTGGTGACGTTGGTCGCCGGCGTGCTCCTGTCGGCTGCCTTGGCGTTGGCCACCCAGGCATTTTACAAACAACAGTTGCGCCAGCGCTTCGAGCTGCTGGCCAGCGAGCGCTTCAGCCGGATTGCCGAGCGCTTTGACGACCAGGAGCAGCGCCTCGATGGCTTGCGGCGCTTCTTCAGCTTTTCCACCGAAATCACCCCGCGTGAATTCGACGGTTATGCACGGCCCCTGCTGCACCGCACCCAGGCTTACTCCTGGGCGCCACGGGTAGAGGCGGCGCAACGCCGGGAATTCGAGCGCCAGGCCAGTGCCTGGTTGGGGCGCGAGTACACGATTCGCGACCAGGATGGGCAGGGCAACTGGCACCCGGCGCCAGCTCGGGACCACTACTTCCCGGTGCTTTACACCCAGGCTACTCAGTTGCAAGGCCAGCCCTTCGGGCTGGATCTGCGCAGCCAGCCGGCCCGTGAACAGGCGTTGGCACGCGCGGTACAACCCGGCAGCATGGCGGTATCCGAGCCGCTGGACATGATCAGTGTGACACCCGACTTCAGCCGTGGCCTGTTGATGGTTGCGCCTGTTTTTGCCGATGCGCGCCCGGCTGACGGCCCGGCGGGCTACGTGATGGCTCTGCTGAACCTGCGCCAGCTGATCACCGAAGGGTTACCGGCCGCTGCCGACGACAACCTGATGGTGCGCGTGGTCGATCCCAGTGGGCGTGACGGCGCCGAAGTCCTGTTCGACTCGCTGAATCGAGCGGCCCCGTTGCCCTTGCTCAGCACTCAACTGCTGCACCTGGCTGACCATCATTATCAGGTGGATATCCGCCCGAGCCAGGCGTTCCTGCAGGCCAACCGCTCTTCGGCGGCCATGGCCGTAGGCCTGTTGGGCGCCTCGTTGAGCCTGTTGCTCAGCGCGCTGTTGTACAGCCTGTTCAGCCAACGGCAACGTGCCTTGGCGCTGGTAGAGCAACGCACGCGGGAGCTGCAGGTGAGCGAGCAGTCGTTGCGCGACACCCACAACCAGTTGCGCAGCGTGCTGGATGCAGCCACTCAGGTGGCGATCATCGCCACCAGCCTGAAGGGCGTGGTCAGCACGTTCAATGCTGGCGCCGAGCGCCTGTTGGGCTACACCGCCGATGAAGCGATCGGCCATCTGCAGCTCGAAGACCTGGTGTTGCCTGAAGAACTCAGCCAGCGCGCCCATGCCCTGAGCGTGCGCTATGGCAGGCACATTGCCGGTGGCCAGGCGATGTTCGCCGACACCATTCAGGAAAACGGCGCCGAGCCTGGCGAATGGACCCTGGTACGCAAAGATGGCAGCCAATTGCTGGCCAACATGCTGGTCACTGCCGTGCTCGACGAGCAAGGCCTGTGGGTTGGGTACCTGGCAATCTGCATCGATGTCACCGAGCGCAGGCGGGTACACGAAGCGCTGGCGGCGCGTGACCGTTTGCTGGAAAAGCTCAGTGCCGAGGTGCCGGGCGGGATCTACCAGTTCCGCCTGGATGTGGATGGGCGTTCGTGTTTCCCGTATGCCAGCGAAGGGTTGTTCGACATTTACGAGGTGGAATTGTCGCTGCTGCGCGAGGACGCCACGGCGGTATTCGAACGTATCCACCCCGATGATCTGGACCGTGTGCGCCGCTCAATCCGCTATTCGGCCGAGCACCTCGCACCCTGGCGTGATGAATACCGTGTGTGCCTGCCGAGTGCAGGTTTGCGATGGATCCGCGGCGAAGCGACGCCAGAGGTAGGTGAGGGCGGCTGCACGCTGTGGCATGGCTATTTGACCGATATTTCCGACTTGAAGGGAGTGGAGGAAGACCTGCGCACCCTGTCGGTGACCGATGCCCTGACCGGCATCCACAACCGCCGTTACTTCCAGGAGCGCCTCAAGGCGGAACTCGAGCGGGCCCAGCGTGATGACCAGGACTTGGCGGTGATCATGCTCGATATCGACCACTTCAAACGCATCAATGACCAGTTTGGCCATGCGGTGGGTGACCATGTATTGCGCAGCTTGTGCCAGCGCATCGGCAACCGCTTGCGGCGCAGCGACGTGTTCTGCCGGCTGGGCGGCGAGGAGTTCATGGTGCTGTGCCCGGGCAGTAATGCAGAGCAGGCGCGGCTTTTGGCCATGGAGCTGTGGCAAGGGGTGCGCGGTGTGCCGGTGGAGGGGGTGGGCAAGGTGACCGCGAGCTTTGGCGTGGCGGGCTGGCGTGCGGGGGAGGGGGCGGATGCGTTGTTGTTACGCGCGGATGCCGGGGTGTACGCAGCCAAACAGGCAGGGCGGGATCGGGTTGAGGGTGAACTGGTTTGA
- a CDS encoding nitrate/nitrite transporter, with translation MSASFWKSGHVPTLFAAFLYFDLSFMVWYLLGPMAVQIAADLQLSTQQRGLMVATPILAGAVLRFAMGMLVDRLSPKTAGLIGQVVVIVALACAWYLGVHTYEQALLLGVFLGFAGASFAVSLPLASQWYPPQHQGKAMGIAGAGNSGTVFAALLAPVLAVGFGWNNVFGFALIPLLLTLVIFALLARNAPERPKPKAMADYFKALGDRDSWWFMFFYSVTFGGFIGLASALPGYFSDQYGLSPVTAGYYTAACVFAGSLMRPLGGALADRFGGIRTLLGMYSVAAICIAAVGFNLPSAAAALALFVSAMLGLGAGNGAVFQLVPQRFRQEIGVMTGLIGMAGGIGGFLLAAGLGTIKQHTGDYQLGLWLFASLGILAWFGLHGVKQRWRTTWGSAAVTAARV, from the coding sequence ATGAGTGCCAGCTTCTGGAAATCCGGGCATGTGCCCACGCTTTTTGCCGCGTTCCTGTACTTCGACCTGAGCTTCATGGTCTGGTACCTGCTGGGTCCGATGGCCGTGCAGATCGCCGCCGACCTGCAGCTAAGTACCCAGCAACGGGGCCTGATGGTGGCCACGCCTATCCTCGCCGGTGCCGTACTGCGCTTTGCCATGGGCATGCTGGTGGACCGCCTCTCGCCCAAGACTGCCGGCCTGATCGGCCAAGTGGTGGTCATCGTTGCCCTGGCCTGCGCCTGGTACCTGGGCGTGCACACCTACGAACAAGCACTGTTGCTGGGCGTGTTCCTGGGCTTTGCCGGTGCTTCGTTCGCAGTGTCGCTGCCGCTGGCGTCCCAATGGTACCCACCACAGCACCAGGGTAAAGCCATGGGTATCGCCGGTGCGGGCAACTCCGGCACCGTGTTTGCTGCCCTGCTGGCCCCGGTGCTGGCGGTGGGCTTTGGCTGGAACAACGTGTTCGGCTTCGCCCTGATCCCGCTGCTGCTGACCCTGGTCATTTTCGCCCTGCTCGCGCGCAATGCCCCTGAGCGGCCCAAACCCAAGGCCATGGCCGACTACTTCAAGGCACTGGGCGACCGCGACAGCTGGTGGTTCATGTTCTTCTACAGCGTGACCTTCGGCGGCTTCATCGGCCTGGCCAGCGCCCTGCCCGGCTACTTCAGCGACCAATACGGCCTGAGCCCGGTGACTGCCGGCTACTACACCGCCGCCTGCGTATTCGCCGGCAGCCTGATGCGCCCCCTTGGCGGGGCACTGGCCGACCGTTTCGGCGGTATTCGCACCCTGTTGGGCATGTACAGCGTGGCAGCCATCTGCATTGCCGCCGTGGGCTTCAACCTGCCCAGCGCCGCCGCTGCCCTGGCCCTGTTCGTCAGTGCCATGCTCGGCCTGGGCGCTGGCAACGGCGCAGTGTTCCAGTTGGTACCGCAACGCTTTCGTCAGGAGATTGGCGTAATGACCGGCTTGATCGGCATGGCCGGCGGCATTGGCGGTTTCCTGCTGGCGGCCGGGCTTGGCACCATCAAGCAGCACACCGGTGACTATCAGCTGGGGCTGTGGCTGTTCGCCAGCCTGGGGATCCTCGCCTGGTTCGGGCTGCATGGCGTGAAACAGCGCTGGCGCACCACCTGGGGCTCGGCGGCGGTCACCGCGGCTCGGGTCTGA
- a CDS encoding ANTAR domain-containing response regulator produces MLRILLIDDTQKKVGRLKAALREAGFEVIEAPDLTIDLPACVETVHPDVVLIDTDSPDRDVMEQVVMVSRDQPRPIVLFTDEHDPGVMRQAIKAGVSAYIVEGIHAARLRPILDVAMARFESDQALKAQLQARDQQLAERKRIEQAKGLLMKMKDCNEEQAYTLMRRQAMSRQQKLIQVAEQIIAMHEMLG; encoded by the coding sequence ATGCTGCGAATTCTGCTGATAGACGATACGCAAAAGAAGGTGGGGCGCCTCAAGGCCGCGCTACGGGAAGCCGGGTTTGAGGTGATCGAAGCGCCGGATTTGACCATCGACCTGCCCGCCTGCGTCGAAACGGTGCACCCGGACGTGGTGCTGATCGATACCGATTCACCCGATCGGGACGTGATGGAGCAGGTGGTGATGGTCAGCCGCGACCAGCCACGTCCGATCGTGCTGTTCACTGATGAGCACGACCCGGGCGTGATGCGCCAGGCGATCAAGGCCGGGGTCAGTGCTTATATTGTCGAGGGCATCCATGCCGCGCGGCTGCGGCCGATCCTGGATGTGGCCATGGCCCGCTTCGAGAGCGACCAGGCGCTAAAAGCCCAGCTACAGGCGCGCGACCAGCAATTGGCCGAGCGCAAGCGCATCGAGCAGGCCAAAGGCTTGTTGATGAAGATGAAGGACTGCAACGAAGAGCAGGCCTATACGCTGATGCGGCGCCAGGCCATGAGCCGCCAGCAGAAGCTGATCCAGGTGGCCGAGCAGATCATTGCCATGCACGAGATGCTTGGTTAG
- the rlmKL gene encoding bifunctional 23S rRNA (guanine(2069)-N(7))-methyltransferase RlmK/23S rRNA (guanine(2445)-N(2))-methyltransferase RlmL: MSDRFELYLTCPKGLEGLLAEEARGLGLDEVREHTSAIRGTADMETAYRLCLWSRLANRVLLVLKRFGMKNADDLYDGVHAVDWADHLAADGTLAVEFSGHGSGIDNTHFGALKVKDAIVDKLRNREGQRPSVEKVDPDVRVHLRLDRGEAILSLDLSGHSLHQRGYRLQQGAAPLKENLAAAVLIRSGWPRIAAEGGALADPMCGVGTFLVEAAMIAADIAPNLKRERWGFSAWLGHVPATWRKVHDEAQARAQAGLAKPPLWIRGYEADPRLIQPGRNNVERAGLGDWVKIYQGEVASFEPRPDQNQKGLVISNPPYGERLGDEASLLYLYQNLGERLRQACMGWEAAVFTGAPELGKRMGIRSHKQYAFWNGALPCKLLLFKVQPDQFVTGERRDAQANDGELRSQASVPAQPARLSEGAQMFANRLQKNLKQLGKWARREQIGCYRLYDADMPEYALAVDLYQDWVHVQEYAPPRSIDPEKAQARLLDALAAIPRALAIDPQRVVLKRRERQSGTRQYERQATEGRFQEVTEGGVKLLVNLTDYLDTGLFLDHRPMRMRIQREAEGKRFLNLFCYTATATVHAAKGGARSTTSVDLSKTYLDWARRNLSLNGFSERNRLEQGDVMAWLEGNRDSYDLIFIDPPTFSNSKRMEGVFDVQRDHVQLLDLAMARLAPGGVLYFSNNFRKFQLDEHLATRYAVEEISAQTLDPDFARNNRIHRAWRLQLR, translated from the coding sequence ATGTCGGACCGTTTCGAACTTTACCTCACTTGCCCCAAAGGCCTGGAAGGCCTGCTTGCCGAAGAGGCACGTGGCCTCGGCCTTGATGAAGTGCGCGAGCACACATCGGCCATCCGCGGCACCGCCGACATGGAAACCGCCTACCGCCTGTGCCTGTGGTCGAGGCTGGCCAACCGCGTGCTGTTGGTGCTCAAGCGCTTCGGCATGAAAAACGCCGACGACCTGTACGACGGCGTGCACGCGGTCGACTGGGCCGACCACCTGGCCGCCGATGGCACGCTGGCCGTGGAGTTCAGCGGCCACGGCTCGGGCATCGACAACACCCATTTCGGTGCCCTCAAGGTCAAGGACGCGATCGTCGACAAATTGCGCAACCGTGAAGGCCAGCGCCCGTCGGTGGAGAAGGTTGACCCGGATGTGCGGGTGCACCTGCGCCTGGACCGTGGCGAGGCGATTTTGTCCCTCGACCTGTCTGGCCACAGCCTGCACCAGCGCGGATACCGCCTGCAGCAAGGCGCCGCGCCCCTGAAGGAAAACCTCGCTGCGGCGGTGCTGATTCGCTCGGGCTGGCCGCGCATTGCTGCCGAAGGCGGCGCCCTGGCCGACCCGATGTGCGGTGTGGGTACGTTCCTGGTGGAAGCAGCCATGATTGCCGCCGACATCGCCCCCAACCTCAAGCGCGAACGCTGGGGCTTCAGTGCCTGGCTGGGCCATGTCCCGGCCACCTGGCGCAAGGTCCATGACGAAGCCCAGGCCCGCGCCCAGGCAGGTTTGGCCAAGCCACCACTGTGGATCCGTGGTTACGAAGCCGACCCGCGGCTGATCCAGCCGGGCCGCAATAACGTCGAGCGCGCCGGGTTGGGTGACTGGGTGAAGATCTACCAGGGCGAGGTTGCCAGCTTCGAGCCGCGCCCGGATCAAAACCAGAAAGGCCTTGTCATCAGCAACCCGCCTTACGGCGAGCGCCTGGGTGACGAAGCCAGCCTGCTTTACCTCTATCAGAACCTTGGCGAACGCCTGCGCCAGGCCTGCATGGGTTGGGAGGCCGCGGTGTTCACCGGCGCACCCGAGCTGGGCAAGCGCATGGGCATTCGCAGCCACAAGCAATACGCCTTCTGGAACGGCGCACTGCCGTGCAAGCTGCTGTTGTTCAAAGTGCAGCCTGACCAGTTCGTCACCGGTGAGCGCCGTGACGCCCAGGCCAATGACGGCGAGCTACGCAGTCAGGCCAGCGTGCCTGCGCAGCCTGCGCGGCTGTCGGAAGGCGCACAGATGTTCGCCAACCGCCTGCAGAAAAACCTCAAGCAACTGGGCAAGTGGGCGCGCCGTGAGCAGATTGGTTGCTACCGCCTTTACGATGCCGACATGCCGGAGTACGCCCTGGCGGTCGACCTGTATCAGGATTGGGTGCATGTGCAGGAATATGCCCCACCGCGCTCGATCGACCCGGAAAAGGCCCAGGCCCGCTTGCTTGACGCGTTGGCGGCCATCCCCCGGGCACTGGCCATCGACCCACAGCGTGTGGTGCTCAAGCGCCGCGAGCGGCAGAGCGGCACCCGCCAGTATGAGCGCCAGGCCACGGAGGGTCGCTTCCAGGAGGTCACCGAAGGCGGCGTGAAGTTGCTGGTGAACCTCACCGACTACCTCGACACCGGCCTGTTCCTGGACCACCGCCCGATGCGCATGCGCATCCAGCGCGAGGCCGAGGGCAAGCGCTTCCTCAACCTGTTCTGCTACACCGCCACGGCCACCGTGCACGCGGCCAAGGGCGGCGCGCGCAGCACCACCAGCGTCGACCTGTCGAAAACCTACCTTGACTGGGCGCGGCGCAACCTGTCGCTCAACGGGTTCTCCGAGCGCAACCGCCTGGAGCAGGGCGACGTGATGGCCTGGCTGGAAGGCAACCGTGACAGTTACGACCTGATCTTCATCGACCCGCCGACCTTCTCCAACTCCAAGCGCATGGAGGGCGTGTTCGACGTGCAGCGTGACCACGTGCAATTGCTGGACCTGGCCATGGCACGCCTGGCGCCCGGTGGTGTGCTGTATTTCTCCAACAACTTCCGCAAGTTCCAGCTCGACGAGCACCTGGCGACGCGGTACGCGGTGGAAGAAATCAGCGCCCAGACCCTGGACCCGGACTTCGCCCGCAACAACCGCATTCACCGCGCCTGGCGCCTTCAGTTGCGCTGA
- the rmf gene encoding ribosome modulation factor, protein MRRLKRDPLERAYSRGYQYGVTGKSRELCPFNLPSVRQAWINGWREGRGDNWDGMTGTAGIHRLNENHAVG, encoded by the coding sequence ATGAGAAGACTTAAGCGTGATCCGTTGGAAAGAGCATATTCACGTGGCTACCAATACGGGGTCACCGGCAAATCCCGCGAACTTTGCCCCTTCAATCTTCCTTCTGTTCGCCAAGCCTGGATCAACGGCTGGCGTGAAGGTCGCGGTGATAACTGGGACGGAATGACTGGCACCGCTGGCATCCATAGACTCAACGAAAATCACGCCGTTGGCTGA
- the dacB gene encoding D-alanyl-D-alanine carboxypeptidase/D-alanyl-D-alanine endopeptidase — MIKALRPLILAGLLLPVALPSQAAAVNTSLPPKVQQALKANKLQDTALSLVMLPLNGPGTPTVFNADVSVNPASTMKLVTTYAALELLGPTFQWKTEFYTDGTLSNGVLNGNLYLKGGGDPKLNMEKLWLLMRDLRANGVRTITGDLVLDRSHFVQPNLPQFDDDGGDVNKPFLVKPDSLLVNLKALRFVARNDGGKVTIAVEPPIASIRIDNQVKAVASKQCSGDVRYNPVPQPDGISVVVSGQLGDGCNSQTYLSLLDHPTYAAGAVRAIWNELGGSIQGRDRIENVPKSARLLARAFSPDLVEVIRDINKYSNNTMAQQLFLSLGAQFRTDADGDDARAAQRVVRQWLAKKGITAPHLVMENGSGLSRAERVSTREMAAMLQAAWNSPYAAEYISSMPLVGMDGTMRKRLKRTAMSGEGHIKTGTLNTVRAIAGFSRDSNGNTWAVAAILNDPKPWGASQVLDQVLLDLYRQPKLAATGSP; from the coding sequence ATGATCAAAGCGCTTCGACCCCTCATTCTCGCGGGCCTGCTCCTGCCAGTCGCATTGCCAAGCCAGGCCGCCGCCGTCAACACGTCATTGCCACCCAAGGTGCAGCAGGCCCTGAAGGCCAACAAATTGCAGGACACTGCGCTGTCGCTGGTAATGCTGCCATTGAATGGCCCTGGCACTCCTACCGTGTTCAACGCCGATGTCTCCGTTAACCCGGCCTCGACCATGAAACTGGTCACCACCTACGCAGCCCTTGAACTGCTCGGGCCAACCTTCCAGTGGAAGACTGAGTTCTATACCGATGGCACCCTGAGCAATGGCGTGCTCAACGGTAACCTGTACCTCAAGGGCGGCGGCGACCCCAAGCTGAACATGGAGAAGCTGTGGCTGCTGATGCGTGACCTGCGTGCCAATGGCGTGCGCACCATCACCGGTGACCTGGTGCTGGACCGCAGCCACTTCGTGCAGCCCAACCTGCCGCAGTTCGACGATGACGGTGGCGACGTCAACAAGCCCTTCCTGGTCAAGCCCGACTCCCTGCTGGTCAACCTCAAGGCCCTGCGATTTGTCGCCCGCAACGATGGGGGCAAGGTGACCATCGCCGTCGAGCCGCCAATTGCCAGCATCCGCATCGACAACCAGGTGAAAGCGGTGGCATCCAAGCAGTGCAGTGGTGATGTGCGCTACAACCCGGTGCCGCAGCCTGACGGCATCAGCGTGGTCGTGAGCGGCCAGTTGGGCGACGGCTGCAACTCGCAAACCTACCTGTCGCTGCTAGACCACCCGACCTACGCCGCCGGTGCCGTGCGGGCCATCTGGAACGAGCTGGGCGGCAGCATCCAGGGCCGCGACCGCATCGAAAACGTACCCAAAAGTGCACGCCTGTTGGCACGGGCCTTCTCGCCAGACCTGGTGGAAGTCATCCGCGATATCAACAAGTACAGCAACAACACGATGGCCCAGCAGCTGTTCCTGAGCCTGGGTGCGCAGTTCCGCACCGATGCCGACGGCGATGATGCCCGCGCCGCCCAGCGCGTGGTGCGCCAGTGGCTGGCCAAGAAAGGCATCACGGCACCGCACCTGGTGATGGAGAATGGTTCGGGCCTGTCCCGCGCCGAGCGGGTGAGCACCCGTGAGATGGCCGCAATGCTGCAAGCTGCCTGGAACAGCCCTTACGCTGCCGAGTACATCAGCTCGATGCCGCTGGTGGGCATGGACGGCACCATGCGCAAGCGCCTCAAGCGCACCGCCATGAGCGGTGAAGGGCACATCAAGACGGGCACCCTGAACACCGTGCGCGCCATTGCCGGCTTCAGCCGTGACAGCAACGGCAACACCTGGGCGGTGGCGGCGATCCTCAACGACCCGAAACCGTGGGGGGCCTCGCAGGTGCTGGACCAGGTGCTGCTGGACCTGTATCGCCAGCCGAAGCTGGCGGCGACTGGTTCGCCTTGA
- a CDS encoding YggL family protein: MATNRSRRLRKKLCVDEFQELGFELNLGFKEDLSDEAIDAFLDAFLAEAMDANGLDYVGGDDFGLVCSAKRGSVSEEQRATVEAWLKGRNELTNIEVSPLLDAWYPEKPINPAS, encoded by the coding sequence ATGGCTACCAACCGTTCCCGTCGTCTGCGCAAAAAACTGTGCGTGGATGAGTTCCAGGAGCTGGGTTTTGAACTGAACCTGGGTTTCAAGGAAGACCTGTCTGACGAAGCCATCGACGCCTTCCTCGACGCTTTCCTGGCAGAAGCCATGGATGCCAATGGCCTGGACTACGTTGGCGGTGATGACTTTGGTCTGGTTTGCTCGGCCAAGCGTGGCTCGGTCAGCGAAGAGCAGCGCGCCACTGTTGAAGCCTGGCTCAAAGGCCGCAACGAACTGACCAACATCGAAGTCAGCCCGCTGCTGGACGCCTGGTACCCGGAAAAGCCGATCAACCCGGCTTCCTGA
- a CDS encoding CmpA/NrtA family ABC transporter substrate-binding protein — translation MNTAPLAWVNGSDAPEKPSLDIGFMALTDCASVVVAATQGFAQQQGLTLNLKRQGSWAGLRDKLASGELDAAHCLYGLVYAVHLGIGGVPASDMAVLMGLNQNAQAINLSPALQRKGVTSPEALARQVHQHGARLTFAQTFPTGTHAMWLYYWLASQGIHPLHDVNSVVVPPAQMAAHIQAGRIDGFCAGEPWCAAAVAQGQGFTLATSQSIWPDHPEKVLACARHFAEQYPNSARALIKAILAASRFIEQSQENRRSTAQLLSSSAYLDTSVENIEPRLLGDYQDGLGNHWQDHHALRLFDQGRANMPYLSDGMWFMTQFRRWGLLREDPDYLAVATQVQQLGLYRQAAQALGIAAPDLPMRSSLLIDGTRWDGSAPYAYARSFRLHALGDSPDARVGC, via the coding sequence GTGAACACAGCACCCCTGGCCTGGGTCAACGGCAGCGATGCACCGGAAAAACCCAGCCTCGACATCGGTTTCATGGCCCTCACCGATTGCGCATCGGTGGTGGTGGCCGCCACCCAGGGTTTTGCCCAGCAACAAGGCCTGACCCTCAACCTCAAGCGTCAGGGCTCGTGGGCGGGGCTGCGCGACAAACTGGCCAGTGGCGAACTGGATGCCGCCCACTGCCTGTACGGGCTTGTGTACGCCGTTCACCTGGGCATCGGTGGCGTACCGGCCAGCGATATGGCCGTACTCATGGGCCTGAACCAGAATGCCCAGGCCATCAACCTCTCGCCTGCGCTGCAACGCAAAGGCGTGACCAGCCCTGAGGCACTGGCACGTCAGGTGCACCAGCATGGCGCACGACTGACCTTCGCCCAGACCTTCCCCACCGGCACCCACGCCATGTGGCTGTATTACTGGCTGGCCAGCCAAGGCATCCACCCGCTGCACGACGTCAACAGCGTGGTCGTGCCGCCCGCACAAATGGCCGCGCACATTCAGGCAGGACGCATCGACGGTTTCTGTGCAGGGGAGCCGTGGTGCGCCGCTGCCGTGGCCCAAGGCCAGGGCTTTACCCTGGCCACCAGCCAGTCGATCTGGCCCGACCACCCGGAAAAGGTGCTGGCCTGCGCCCGCCACTTCGCCGAGCAATACCCCAACAGCGCCCGCGCCTTGATCAAGGCGATCCTCGCTGCCAGCCGCTTCATCGAGCAAAGCCAGGAAAACCGCCGCAGCACTGCGCAATTGCTCAGCAGCAGTGCCTACCTGGACACTTCGGTGGAAAACATCGAACCACGGCTGCTTGGTGACTATCAAGACGGCCTGGGCAATCACTGGCAAGACCACCACGCCCTGCGCCTGTTCGACCAGGGCCGGGCCAACATGCCCTATCTGTCCGACGGCATGTGGTTCATGACCCAGTTCCGTCGCTGGGGCCTGCTGCGTGAAGACCCCGACTACCTTGCCGTGGCCACCCAGGTACAGCAACTGGGGCTGTACCGGCAAGCCGCGCAAGCGCTGGGCATTGCTGCCCCCGACCTGCCCATGCGCAGCAGCCTGCTGATTGACGGCACGCGCTGGGACGGCAGCGCCCCCTACGCCTATGCCCGCAGTTTCCGTTTACATGCCTTGGGTGACTCACCCGATGCCCGTGTGGGTTGCTGA
- a CDS encoding quinone-dependent dihydroorotate dehydrogenase, translating into MYTLARQLLFKLSPETSHDLSLDLIGAGGRLGLNGVLCKQPAALPVTVMGLNFANPVGLAAGLDKNGAAIDGFAQLGFGFVEIGTVTPRPQPGNPKPRLFRLPEATAIINRMGFNNLGVDHLLERVRASRYDGVLGINIGKNFDTPVERAVDDYLICLNKVYSAASYITVNVSSPNTPGLRSLQFGDSLKQLLDALAERREQLATEHGKRVPLAIKIAPDMSDAETALVAAALVESGMDAVIATNTTLGREGVEGLAFGGEAGGLSGAPVLQKSTHIVKVLAGELGGKLPIIAAGGITEGRHAAEKIAAGASLVQIYSGFIYKGPALIREAVDAIAAMPR; encoded by the coding sequence ATGTATACCCTGGCCCGCCAGCTGCTGTTCAAGCTTTCCCCGGAAACTTCCCACGACCTGTCCCTGGACCTGATCGGCGCCGGTGGCCGCCTCGGGCTCAACGGCGTGCTGTGCAAGCAGCCGGCGGCATTGCCGGTGACCGTGATGGGCTTGAACTTCGCCAACCCGGTGGGCCTGGCCGCTGGCCTGGACAAGAACGGCGCGGCCATCGACGGCTTCGCCCAGCTGGGCTTCGGCTTTGTCGAGATCGGCACGGTGACCCCGCGCCCGCAGCCGGGCAACCCCAAGCCACGCCTGTTCCGCCTGCCCGAAGCCACTGCAATCATCAACCGCATGGGTTTCAACAACCTGGGTGTCGACCACCTGTTGGAGCGCGTGCGGGCCTCGCGTTATGACGGCGTGCTGGGTATCAACATCGGCAAGAACTTCGATACCCCGGTCGAGCGTGCGGTGGACGACTACCTCATCTGCCTGAACAAGGTGTACAGCGCAGCCAGCTACATCACCGTCAACGTCAGCTCGCCCAACACTCCGGGCCTGCGCAGCCTGCAGTTTGGCGACTCGCTCAAGCAGTTGCTCGATGCCCTGGCCGAGCGCCGTGAGCAGTTGGCCACCGAGCATGGCAAGCGAGTGCCGCTGGCCATCAAGATCGCGCCGGACATGAGCGACGCAGAAACCGCGCTGGTAGCTGCTGCGCTGGTGGAGTCGGGAATGGACGCGGTGATCGCCACCAACACCACCCTGGGGCGCGAAGGGGTTGAAGGCCTGGCGTTTGGCGGTGAAGCCGGCGGCCTGTCGGGTGCGCCGGTGCTGCAAAAGAGCACCCACATCGTCAAGGTGCTGGCCGGCGAACTGGGTGGCAAGCTGCCGATCATTGCGGCGGGCGGTATTACTGAAGGCCGCCATGCGGCCGAGAAGATTGCGGCCGGTGCAAGCCTGGTGCAGATCTATTCGGGCTTCATCTATAAAGGGCCGGCGCTGATTCGTGAGGCAGTGGATGCCATTGCGGCAATGCCTCGCTGA